A DNA window from Phoenix dactylifera cultivar Barhee BC4 chromosome 13, palm_55x_up_171113_PBpolish2nd_filt_p, whole genome shotgun sequence contains the following coding sequences:
- the LOC103724038 gene encoding DELLA protein RGL1-like, which yields MLSWITSAFLSFPLVGFRSLVDLHHQMSKPSNRSAHETFIRAHINLELPNLVKKHSTKQSFASEMFSSPFSAQCFDYDGAQQGYSPLQGFEEECIDDLWSGYNLYHHDGPSEKGTPLVSSEQQCFQDLAAMDDMQLDTISAAMQSLDKPLALETEIEQPPLPEISELLGSKEKPSPATISSLELLNNYRSSHGRLSGEKLNEATDGVTYPTEGDDELSTEDFIRIAAAHFVQMSTHRESDPRHPAGFLSLGLTNEEIKNVDLASLLLAAAEKVSNQQYDRASNLLQECRKLSSDTGNPVQRVVFYFADALQERINRETGGLCWKVPKDRGMTAQEVIKATLSAHPVQVALHMKTPYVQIMDFTSVQTILDNVATARKIHLIDLSIQHGLRWVILLQALATRSTCPIDRLKISAVGSSEEAITATGNRLASFAEALGLPLSFKAVIVSDIKDLSEDMFELEEGEAIGVYSAFVLSFMIVRPDRLENVMRVMRKLKPCIMTVMDVEAELNSPSFINRFTEALFFYSAFFDYLASFMDRDDKTRMATEGSFLSQGIRSIIAAEGSERVVRHVGISVWRSFFARYGLVETEMNQWSRYQASLLGKQFANGHFLRLDKNGKALTMGWKGTPLLFLSAWKF from the coding sequence ATGTTGTCATGGATTACTTCAGCTTTCCTGTCATTTCCCCTTGTTGGATTCCGTTCCCTCGTTGATTTGCACCACCAAATGTCCAAGCCTTCGAATCGTTCAGCTCATGAAACTTTTATCAGAGCCCATATAAATCTGGAATTGCCAAATCTTGTGAAGAAGCACAGCACTAAACAAAGCTTTGCTTCGGAGATGTTTAGCTCTCCCTTCTCTGCTCAGTGCTTCGATTATGATGGTGCACAGCAAGGCTACAGCCCTCTTCAGGGATTTGAAGAAGAATGCATTGATGACCTTTGGTCAGGTTACAACTTATACCACCATGATGGCCCCTCCGAGAAAGGAACCCCCTTGGTATCCAGTGAGCAGCAATGCTTCCAAGATCTTGCAGCGATGGATGACATGCAGCTCGATACGATTTCTGCAGCAATGCAGTCCCTGGACAAACCTTTGGCCCTGGAGACAGAGATAGAGCAGCCACCGCTGCCTGAAATCTCCGAGCTCCTTGGATCGAAGGAGAAGCCATCCCCGGCGACCATCTCATCATTAGAGCTTCTGAACAACTACAGATCTAGCCACGGTCGCCTGAGTGGAGAAAAGCTGAATGAAGCAACTGACGGGGTCACCTACCCGACGGAAGGAGATGATGAGTTATCGACGGAGGACTTCATCAGAATTGCTGCTGCCCATTTTGTTCAGATGTCAACCCATAGAGAAAGTGATCCTCGGCATCCAgctggcttcttgtctttaggCCTCACGAATGAGGAAATCAAGAACGTCGACCTCGCAAGCCTTCTTCTCGCCGCAGCGGAGAAGGTAAGCAACCAGCAATATGATCGGGCTAGCAATTTACTTCAGGAGTGTCGCAAGCTGTCATCCGACACTGGCAATCCAGTTCAGAGAGTTGTTTTCTACTTCGCAGATGCATTACAAGAAAGGATCAATAGAGAAACTGGAGGGCTTTGTTGGAAGGTTCCAAAGGATAGGGGAATGACAGCACAAGAGGTCATCAAAGCAACGCTATCCGCCCACCCGGTGCAAGTGGCACTCCACATGAAGACGCCATATGTGCAAATCATGGATTTCACTTCAGTGCAGACCATTTTGGACAATGTGGCAACCGCAAGGAAAATCCATCTGATCGATCTCTCGATCCAGCACGGGCTCCGGTGGGTTATTTTGTTGCAAGCTCTGGCCACAAGATCAACTTGTCCAATCGACCGTCTGAAGATTAGTGCAGTAGGTTCATCAGAAGAGGCCATCACTGCAACTGGTAACAGGCTGGCAAGCTTTGCTGAAGCTTTAGGCTTGCCTTTAAGTTTTAAAGCAGTGATAGTTTCAGATATTAAGGATCTCAGTGAAGATATGTTTGAACTGGAGGAGGGTGAAGCGATCGGTGTCTACTCTGCATTTGTTCTGAGCTTTATGATTGTGAGGCCTGACAGGCTTGAGAATGTCATGAGAGTAATGCGTAAACTTAAGCCATGCATAATGACAGTTATGGATGTTGAAGCTGAGCTGAACTCCCCATCTTTCATCAACCGCTTCACTGAAGCTTTGTTTTTCTACAGTGCCTTCTTTGACTACCTGGCTAGTTTTATGGATAGGGATGACAAAACTAGAATGGCTACAGAGGGATCCTTCCTTTCTCAGGGAATCCGAAGCATCATTGCGGCCGAAGGCAGTGAGAGGGTGGTCAGGCATGTAGGCATCAGCGTGTGGAGGTCATTCTTTGCTCGTTATGGCCTCGTCGAGACTGAGATGAATCAGTGGTCCCGTTACCAAGCTAGCCTGCTAGGTAAGCAGTTTGCTAATGGCCACTTCTTAAGGCTCGACAAGAATGGGAAGGCCTTGACCATGGGGTGGAAGGGAACCCCACTGCTTTTTCTCTCTGCTTGGAAGTTTTAG
- the LOC103724041 gene encoding DELLA protein RGL1-like — MLSWITSAFLSFPLVGFRSLVDLHHQMSEPSDRSAHKTFIRAQINLELPNLVKKHSTKQSFASEMLGSPFSAQCFDYDGAQQGYSPLQGFEEECIDDLWSGYNLYHHDGPSEKGTPLVSGEQQCFQDLAAMDDMQLDTISAAMQSLDKPLALETEIEQPLLPEICELLGSKEKTSPVTFSSLELLNNYRSSHGLLSGEKLNEPIDGVTYPTGGGDELSTEEVIRIAVAHFVQMSTHKESDPRHRVGFSFLGLTNEEIKNVDLASLLLAAAEKVSNQQYDRASNLLQECRRLSSDTGNPVQRVVFYFADALQERIDRETGGLSWKVPKDRGMTAQEAIKATLSAHPLQLALHKKMLLRQIMEFTSMQTILDNVATARKIHLIDLSIKHGLQWVILLQALSTRSTCPIDRLKISAVGLSEEAITATGNRLVSFAEALGLPSSFKAVIVSDIKDLSEDMFELEEGEAIGVYSAMVMSSMIASPDILENVMRVIRKLKPCIMTVADVEAELNSPSFINRFTEALFYSSAFFDYLASFMDRDDKIRIAVEGSLLSQGIRSIIATEGSERVVRHVGISVWRSFFARYGLVETEMNEWSYYQASLLGKQFANGHFLTLDKNGKALTMGWKGTPLLFLSAWKFQ, encoded by the coding sequence ATGTTGTCATGGATTACTTCAGCTTTCCTGTCATTTCCCCTTGTTGGATTCCGTTCACTCGTTGATTTGCACCACCAAATGTCCGAGCCTTCGGATCGTTCAGCTCATAAAACTTTTATCAGAGCCCAAATAAATCTGGAATTGCCAAATCTTGTGAAGAAGCATAGCACTAAACAAAGCTTTGCTTCCGAGATGTTGGGCTCTCCCTTCTCTGCTCAGTGCTTCGATTATGATGGTGCGCAGCAAGGCTACAGCCCTCTTCAGGGATTTGAGGAAGAATGCATTGATGACCTTTGGTCAGGTTACAACTTATACCACCATGATGGCCCCTCCGAGAAAGGAACCCCCTTGGTGTCCGGTGAGCAGCAATGCTTCCAAGATCTTGCAGCGATGGATGACATGCAGCTCGATACGATTTCTGCAGCAATGCAGTCCCTGGACAAGCCTTTGGCCCTGGAGACAGAGATAGAGCAGCCACTGCTGCCTGAAATCTGCGAGCTCCTTGGATCAAAGGAGAAGACATCCCCGGTGACCTTCTCATCATTAGAGCTTCTGAACAACTACAGATCTAGCCACGGTCTCCTGAGTGGAGAAAAGCTGAATGAACCAATTGACGGGGTCACGTACCCGACGGGAGGAGGTGATGAGTTATCGACGGAGGAAGTCATCAGAATTGCTGTTGCCCATTTTGTTCAGATGTCAACCCATAAAGAAAGTGATCCTCGGCATCGTGTTGGCTTCTCGTTTTTAGGCCTCACGAATGAGGAAATTAAGAACGTCGACCTCGCAAGCCTTCTTCTGGCCGCGGCGGAGAAGGTAAGCAACCAGCAATATGATCGGGCTAGCAATTTACTTCAGGAGTGTCGCAGGCTGTCATCCGACACTGGCAATCCAGTTCAGAGAGTTGTTTTCTACTTCGCAGATGCATTACAAGAAAGGATCGATAGAGAAACTGGAGGGCTTTCTTGGAAGGTTCCAAAGGATAGGGGAATGACAGCACAAGAGGCCATCAAAGCAACGCTATCCGCCCACCCGTTGCAACTGGCACTCCATAAGAAGATGCTACTCAGGCAAATCATGGAATTCACTTCAATGCAGACCATTTTGGACAATGTGGCCACCGCAAGGAAAATCCATTTGATCGATCTCTCGATCAAGCACGGGCTGCAGTGGGTTATTTTGTTGCAAGCTCTGTCCACAAGATCAACATGTCCAATCGACCGCCTGAAGATTAGTGCAGTAGGTTTATCAGAGGAGGCAATCACTGCAACTGGTAACAGACTGGTAAGCTTTGCTGAAGCTTTAGGCTTGCCTTCAAGTTTTAAAGCAGTGATAGTTTCAGATATTAAGGATCTCAGTGAAGATATGTTTGAACTGGAGGAAGGTGAAGCGATCGGTGTCTACTCTGCAATGGTTATGAGCAGCATGATTGCGAGTCCTGACATACTTGAGAATGTCATGAGAGTAATCCGTAAACTTAAGCCATGCATAATGACAGTTGCGGATGTTGAAGCCGAGCTGAATTCCCCATCTTTCATCAACCGCTTCACTGAAGCTTTGTTTTATAGCAGTGCCTTCTTTGACTACCTAGCTAGTTTTATGGATAGGGATGACAAAATTAGAATCGCTGTAGAGGGATCCCTCCTTTCGCAGGGAATCCGAAGCATCATTGCGACCGAGGGCAGTGAGAGGGTGGTCAGGCATGTAGGCATCAGCGTGTGGAGGTCATTCTTTGCTCGTTATGGCCTCGTCGAGACTGAGATGAATGAGTGGTCATATTACCAAGCTAGCCTGCTAGGTAAGCAGTTTGCTAATGGCCACTTCTTAACGCTCGACAAGAATGGGAAGGCCTTGACCATGGGGTGGAAGGGAACCCCATTGCTTTTTCTCTCTGCTTGGAAGTTTCAGTAG
- the LOC103724040 gene encoding DELLA protein RGL1-like: MLSWITSAFLSFPLVGFRSLVDLHHQMSKPLDRSAHKTFIRAHINLELRNLVKKLSTKQSFASEMLGSPFSAQCFDYDGAQQGYSPLQGFEEECIDDLWSGYNLYHHDGPSEKGTPLVSSEQQCFQDLAAMDDMQLDTISAAMQSLDKPLALETEIEQPPLPEISELLGSKEKPSPATISSLELLNNYRSSHGRLSGEKLNEATDGGTYPTEGGDELSTEDVIRIAAAHFVQMSTHKESDPRHRVGFSFLGLTNEEIKNVDLASLLLAAAEKVSNQQYDRAGNLLQECRRLSSDTGNPVQRVVFYFADALQERINRETGGLSWKVPKDRGMTAQEVIKATLSAHPLHLAVHKKMLLRQIMDFASVQTILDNVATARKIHVIDLSIQHGLRWVILLQALATRSTCPIDRLKISAVGSSEEAITATGNRLVSFAEALGLPLRFKAVIVSDIKDLNEDMFELEVGEAIGVYSAFVMSFMIVRSDRLENVMRVMRKLKPCIMTVMDVEAELNSPSFTNRFTEALFFYSAFFDYLASFMDRDDKTRMATEGSFLSQGIQSIIAAEGSERVVRHVGISVWRSFFARYGLVETEMNQWSHYQASLLGKQFANGHFCTLDKNGKALTLGWKGTPLFFVSAWNFQ, translated from the coding sequence ATGTTGTCATGGATTACTTCAGCTTTCCTGTCATTTCCCCTTGTTGGATTCCGTTCGCTCGTGGATTTGCACCACCAAATGTCCAAGCCTTTGGATCGTTCAGCTCATAAAACTTTTATCAGAGCCCATATAAATCTGGAATTGCGAAATCTTGTGAAGAAGCTTAGCACTAAACAAAGCTTTGCTTCCGAGATGTTGGGCTCTCCCTTCTCTGCTCAGTGCTTCGATTATGATGGTGCACAGCAAGGCTACAGCCCTCTTCAGGGATTTGAAGAAGAATGCATTGATGACCTTTGGTCAGGTTACAACTTATACCACCATGATGGCCCCTCCGAGAAAGGAACCCCCTTGGTATCCAGTGAGCAGCAATGCTTCCAAGATCTTGCAGCGATGGATGACATGCAGCTCGATACGATTTCTGCAGCAATGCAGTCCCTGGACAAACCTTTGGCCCTGGAGACAGAGATAGAGCAGCCACCGCTGCCTGAAATCTCCGAGCTCCTTGGATCGAAGGAGAAGCCATCCCCGGCGACCATCTCATCATTAGAGCTTCTGAACAACTACAGATCTAGCCACGGTCGCCTGAGTGGAGAAAAGCTGAATGAAGCAACTGACGGGGGCACGTACCCGACGGAAGGAGGTGATGAGTTATCGACGGAGGACGTCATCAGAATTGCTGCTGCCCATTTTGTTCAGATGTCAACCCATAAAGAAAGTGATCCTCGGCATCGTGTTGGCTTCTCGTTTTTAGGCCTCACGAATGAGGAAATCAAGAACGTCGACCTCGCAAGCCTTCTTCTGGCCGCGGCGGAGAAGGTAAGCAACCAGCAATATGATCGGGCTGGCAATTTACTTCAGGAGTGTCGCAGGCTGTCATCCGACACTGGAAATCCAGTTCAGAGAGTTGTTTTCTACTTCGCAGATGCATTACAAGAAAGGATCAATAGAGAAACTGGAGGGCTTTCTTGGAAGGTTCCAAAGGATAGGGGAATGACAGCACAAGAGGTCATCAAAGCAACGCTATCCGCCCACCCGTTGCATCTGGCAGTCCACAAGAAGATGCTACTCAGGCAAATCATGGATTTCGCTTCTGTGCAGACCATTTTGGACAATGTGGCAACCGCAAGAAAAATCCATGTGATCGATCTCTCGATCCAGCACGGGCTCCGGTGGGTTATTTTGTTGCAAGCTCTTGCCACAAGATCAACTTGTCCAATCGACCGTCTGAAGATTAGTGCAGTGGGTTCATCAGAAGAGGCCATCACTGCAACTGGTAACAGGCTGGTAAGCTTTGCTGAAGCTTTAGGCTTGCCTTTAAGGTTTAAAGCAGTGATAGTTTCAGATATTAAGGATCTCAATGAAGATATGTTTGAACTGGAGGTGGGCGAAGCGATCGGTGTCTACTCTGCATTTGTTATGAGCTTTATGATTGTGAGGTCTGACAGGCTTGAGAATGTCATGAGAGTAATGCGTAAACTTAAGCCATGCATAATGACAGTTATGGATGTCGAAGCCGAGCTGAATTCCCCGTCTTTCACCAACCGCTTCACTGAAGCTTTGTTTTTCTACAGTGCCTTCTTTGACTACCTGGCTAGTTTTATGGATAGGGATGACAAAACTAGAATGGCTACAGAGGGATCCTTCCTTTCGCAGGGAATCCAAAGCATCATTGCGGCCGAGGGCAGTGAGAGGGTGGTCAGGCATGTAGGCATCAGCGTGTGGAGGTCATTCTTTGCTCGTTATGGCCTCGTCGAGACTGAGATGAATCAGTGGTCACATTACCAAGCTAGCCTGCTAGGTAAGCAGTTTGCTAATGGCCACTTCTGCACGCTGGACAAGAATGGGAAGGCCTTGACCCTGGGGTGGAAGGGAACCCCATTGTTTTTTGTCTCTGCTTGGAACTTTCAGTAG
- the LOC120112943 gene encoding DELLA protein RGL1-like gives MDDMQLDTISAAMQSLDKPLALETEIEQPPLPEISELLGSKEKPSPATISSLELLNNYRSSHGRLSGEKLNEATDGVTYPTEGGDELSTEDFIRIAAAHFVQMSTHRESDPRHPAGFLSLGLTNEEIKNVDLASLLLAAAEKVSNQQYDRASNLLQECRRLSSDTGNPVQRVVFYFADALQERINRETGGLCWKVPKDRGMTAQEVIKATLSAHPVQVALHMKTPYVQIMDFTSVQTILDNVATARKIHLIDLSIQHGLRWVILLQALATRSTCPIDRLKISAVGSSEEAITATGNRLASFAEALGLPLSFKAVIVSDIKDLSEDMFELEEGEAIGVYSAFVLSFMIVRPDRLENVMRVMRKLKPCIMTVMDVEAELNSPSFINRFTEALFFYSAFFDYLASFMDRDDKTRMATEGSFLSQGIRSIIAAEGSERVVRHVGISVWRSFFARYGLVETEMNQWSRYQASLLGKQFANGHFLRLDKNGKALTMGWKGTPLLFLSAWKFQ, from the coding sequence ATGGATGACATGCAGCTCGATACGATTTCTGCAGCAATGCAGTCCCTGGACAAACCTTTGGCCCTGGAGACAGAGATAGAGCAGCCACCGCTGCCTGAAATCTCCGAGCTCCTTGGATCGAAGGAGAAGCCATCCCCGGCGACCATCTCATCATTAGAGCTTCTGAACAACTACAGATCTAGCCACGGTCGCCTGAGTGGAGAAAAGCTGAATGAAGCAACTGACGGGGTCACCTACCCGACGGAAGGAGGTGATGAGTTATCGACGGAGGACTTCATCAGAATTGCTGCTGCCCATTTTGTTCAGATGTCAACCCATAGAGAAAGTGATCCTCGGCATCCTgctggcttcttgtctttaggCCTCACGAATGAGGAAATCAAGAACGTCGACCTCGCAAGCCTTCTTCTCGCCGCAGCGGAGAAGGTAAGCAACCAGCAATATGATCGGGCTAGCAATTTACTTCAGGAGTGTCGCAGGCTGTCATCCGACACTGGCAATCCAGTTCAGAGAGTTGTTTTCTACTTCGCAGATGCATTACAAGAAAGGATCAATAGAGAAACTGGAGGGCTTTGTTGGAAGGTTCCAAAGGATAGGGGAATGACAGCACAAGAGGTCATCAAAGCAACGCTATCCGCCCACCCGGTGCAAGTGGCACTCCACATGAAGACGCCATATGTGCAAATCATGGATTTCACTTCAGTGCAGACCATTTTGGACAATGTGGCAACCGCAAGGAAAATCCATCTGATCGATCTCTCGATCCAGCACGGGCTCCGGTGGGTTATTTTGTTGCAAGCTCTGGCCACAAGATCAACTTGTCCAATCGACCGTCTGAAGATTAGTGCAGTAGGTTCATCAGAAGAGGCCATCACTGCAACTGGTAACAGGCTGGCAAGCTTTGCTGAAGCTTTAGGCTTGCCTTTAAGTTTTAAAGCAGTGATAGTTTCAGATATTAAGGATCTCAGTGAAGATATGTTTGAACTGGAGGAGGGTGAAGCGATCGGTGTCTACTCTGCATTTGTTCTGAGCTTTATGATTGTGAGGCCTGACAGGCTTGAGAATGTCATGAGAGTAATGCGTAAACTTAAGCCATGCATAATGACAGTTATGGATGTTGAAGCTGAGCTGAACTCCCCATCTTTCATCAACCGCTTCACTGAAGCTTTGTTTTTCTACAGTGCCTTCTTTGACTACCTGGCTAGTTTTATGGATAGGGATGACAAAACTAGAATGGCTACAGAGGGATCCTTCCTTTCTCAGGGAATCCGAAGCATCATTGCGGCCGAAGGCAGTGAGAGGGTGGTCAGGCATGTAGGCATCAGCGTGTGGAGGTCATTCTTTGCTCGTTATGGCCTCGTCGAGACGGAGATGAATCAGTGGTCCCGTTACCAAGCTAGCCTGCTAGGTAAGCAGTTTGCTAATGGCCACTTCTTAAGGCTCGACAAGAATGGGAAGGCCTTGACCATGGGGTGGAAGGGAACCCCATTGCTTTTTCTCTCTGCTTGGAAGTTTCAGTAG
- the LOC103724039 gene encoding DELLA protein RGL1-like: protein MLSWITSAFLSFPLVGFRSLVDLRHKCPSFWIVQLIKLLSQPMHVNLELPNLVKKLRTKQSFASEMFSSPFSAQCFDYDGAQQGYSPLHGFEEECIDDLWSGYNLYHHDSPSEKGTPLVSSEQQCFQDLAAMDDMQLDTISAAMQSLDKPLALETEVEQPLLPEICELLGSKEKASPVTISSLELLNNYRSSHGRLSGEKLNEPTDGVAYPTGGGDELSTEEVIKIAAAHFVQMSTHKESDPRHPADFSSLGLTNEEIKNVDLASLLLAAAEKVSNQQYDRASNLLQECRRLSSDTGNPVQRVVFYFADALQERINRETGGLSWTVPKDRGMTAHEVIKATRSAHPLHLALHKKVPYAQIKDFTSVQTILDNVVTIRKIHLIDLSIEHGLRWVIFLQALATRSTCPIDRLKISAVGSPEEAITATGNRLVSFAEALGLPLSFKAVIVSDIKDLSEDMFELEEGEAIGVHSAMVMSSMIVRPDRLENVMRVMHKLKPCIMTVADVEAELNSPSFINRFTEALFYCSAFFDYLASFMDRDDKTRIATEGSFLWQGIRSIIAAEGSERVVRHVGISVWRSFFARYGLVETEMNEWSHYQASLLGKQFANGHFCTLDKNGKALTLGWKGTPLLFLSAWKFQ from the coding sequence ATGTTGTCATGGATTACTTCAGCTTTCCTGTCATTTCCCCTTGTTGGATTCCGTTCACTCGTGGATTTGCGCCACAAATGTCCAAGCTTTTGGATCGTTCAGCTCATAAAACTTTTATCACAGCCCATGCATGTAAATCTGGAATTGCCAAATCTTGTGAAGAAGCTTAGAACTAAACAAAGCTTTGCCTCGGAGATGTTTAGCTCTCCCTTCTCTGCTCAATGCTTCGATTATGATGGTGCACAGCAAGGCTACAGCCCTCTTCATGGATTTGAGGAAGAATGCATTGATGACCTTTGGTCAGGTTACAACTTATACCACCATGATAGCCCCTCCGAGAAAGGAACCCCCTTGGTATCCAGTGAGCAGCAATGCTTCCAAGATCTTGCAGCGATGGATGACATGCAGCTCGATACGATTTCTGCAGCAATGCAGTCCCTGGACAAGCCTTTGGCCCTGGAGACAGAGGTAGAGCAGCCACTGCTGCCTGAAATCTGCGAGCTCCttggatcgaaggagaaggcATCCCCGGTGACCATCTCATCATTAGAGCTTCTGAACAACTACAGATCTAGCCACGGTCGCCTGAGTGGAGAAAAGCTGAATGAACCAACTGACGGGGTCGCATACCCGACGGGAGGAGGTGATGAGTTGTCGACGGAGGAAGTCATCAAAATTGCTGCTGCCCATTTTGTTCAGATGTCAACCCATAAAGAAAGTGATCCTCGGCATCCTGCTGACTTCTCGTCTTTAGGCCTCACGAATGAGGAAATCAAGAACGTCGACCTCGCAAGCCTTCTTCTCGCCGCAGCGGAGAAGGTAAGCAACCAGCAATATGATCGGGCTAGCAATTTACTTCAGGAGTGTCGCAGGCTGTCATCCGACACTGGCAATCCAGTTCAGAGAGTTGTTTTCTACTTCGCAGATGCATTACAAGAAAGGATCAATAGAGAAACTGGAGGGCTTTCATGGACGGTTCCAAAGGATAGGGGAATGACAGCACACGAGGTCATCAAAGCAACGCGATCCGCCCACCCGTTGCATCTGGCACTCCACAAGAAGGTGCCATATGCGCAAATTAAGGATTTCACTTCAGTGCAGACCATTTTGGACAATGTGGTAACCATAAGGAAAATTCATCTAATCGATCTCTCGATCGAGCACGGGCTCCGGTGGGTTATTTTCTTGCAAGCTCTGGCCACAAGATCAACTTGTCCGATCGACCGTCTGAAGATTAGTGCAGTAGGTTCACCAGAAGAGGCCATCACTGCAACTGGTAACAGGCTGGTAAGCTTTGCTGAAGCTTTAGGTTTGCCTTTAAGTTTTAAAGCAGTGATAGTTTCAGATATTAAGGATCTCAGTGAAGATATGTTTGAACTGGAGGAGGGCGAAGCGATCGGTGTCCACTCTGCAATGGTTATGAGCAGCATGATTGTGAGGCCTGACAGGCTTGAGAATGTCATGAGAGTAATGCATAAACTTAAGCCATGCATAATGACAGTTGCGGATGTTGAAGCTGAGCTGAATTCCCCATCTTTCATCAACCGCTTCACTGAAGCTTTGTTTTATTGCAGTGCCTTCTTTGACTACCTGGCTAGTTTTATGGACAGGGATGACAAAACTAGAATCGCTACAGAGGGATCCTTCCTTTGGCAGGGAATCCGAAGCATCATTGCGGCCGAGGGCAGTGAGAGGGTGGTCAGGCATGTAGGCATCAGCGTGTGGAGGTCATTCTTTGCTCGTTATGGCCTCGTCGAGACTGAGATGAATGAGTGGTCACATTATCAAGCTAGCCTTCTGGGTAAGCAGTTTGCTAATGGCCACTTCTGCACGCTCGACAAGAATGGGAAGGCCTTGACCCTGGGGTGGAAGGGAACCCCATTGCTTTTTCTCTCTGCTTGGAAGTTCCAGTAG